Within Alphaproteobacteria bacterium, the genomic segment CGCTGGTGGCGGTGCAGCGCGCCGGGTTTTTCGGCCTGTTCGCCAAGATGGTCAAATGGTTCGGCGGCGACCGGCTTAAGGAATTCGCCGGCACCGGCGCGCGTTTCGACCGCGCGATCCGCGCCATGTATCGCCGCCGCGGCCGCGTTTTCGAAAGCGGTTTCTGGATTTTGCTTTCCTGGATGTCCGGCGCGGGCAACATATGGCTCGCGCTCTGGTTCCTTGGCCACCCGCTTTCGGTGCTCGATTGCCTGATCATCGAAGCCATGATCCAGGCCGCCAGCAGCCTCGCTTTTGCGGTGCCCGCCGCGCTGGGCGCGCAGGAAGGGGCGTTCTTTTTCTTCGGCGGTTTGCTCGGGCTTTCGCCCGAAGTTGCGCTGGCTCTGGCGTTGATGCGCCGCTGCCGTGATATCATTATCTATGTGCCCGGCCTGATCGCGTGGCAGATCAAGGAAGGCCACTGGCTTTTGCGGAAAAAGACCGCCTAGAAACTAGAAAACGGTGTGACGGAAAGCCGCGATCGCCTGCGAAACATTGGTGCTTGTCGTGCGGTCGATACGCGGGTGGCGCAGCGGCACCCA encodes:
- a CDS encoding flippase-like domain-containing protein, which encodes MLRAGIILALLGLAAAIGLVAWHGADDVLEAFGAAGWGIVWASLYHIFPLIIAARGWQVLMPGRGRPGLGFMWLVLWLRVSMNNLLPVARIGGEVLAARVMIKHGISKATAVASVVVDTTVSVITVLMFSLTGILLLAWHDPGTDIMLQLLAGVAVAAPVVAALVAVQRAGFFGLFAKMVKWFGGDRLKEFAGTGARFDRAIRAMYRRRGRVFESGFWILLSWMSGAGNIWLALWFLGHPLSVLDCLIIEAMIQAASSLAFAVPAALGAQEGAFFFFGGLLGLSPEVALALALMRRCRDIIIYVPGLIAWQIKEGHWLLRKKTA